The Lycium barbarum isolate Lr01 chromosome 12, ASM1917538v2, whole genome shotgun sequence genome includes a region encoding these proteins:
- the LOC132624405 gene encoding putative E3 ubiquitin-protein ligase XBAT35 produces MDGSDRVVRRRKSLTERLGFTGPIACCGATLCLRPASLSVVDDDNDDGEESLQAPPESAEVGSETPPEIESALLCLANIPTGSGMNLAAALAAERNFRSAQDSDGATNSSPTQGPNTSPLRPNDNGPGSGQGTPFRVSLMRLLEETNGWDEKEEIKDGVGNDTICCVCMGRKKGAAFIPCGHTYCRVCSRELWLNRGYCPLCNRSILEILDIY; encoded by the exons ATGGACGGCAGTGATCGTGTTGTGAGAAGACGAAAGAGTCTAACTGAACGGCTAGGATTCACCGGACCCATTGCATGTTGTGGGGCCACCTTATGTCTCAGACCAGCTTCATTAAGTGTGGTGGATGACGACAATGACGACGGCGAAGAATCGCTACAAGCACCACCGGAGTCGGCGGAAGTGGGCAGTGAAACACCGCCGGAAATAGAGTCCGCTTTGTTATGTTTGGCTAATATTCCGACAG GTTCAGGGATGAATTTGGCGGCGGCCTTAGCGGCGGAGCGTAACTTCAGATCGGCCCAAGATTCGGATGGTGCAACGAATTCAAGCCCAACTCAAGGCCCAAATACAAGCCCGTTGAGACCCAATGACAATGGGCCGGGTAGTGGACAAGGAACACCGTTTAGGGTGTCATTGATGAGATTGTTAGAGGAAACGAACGGTTGGGATGAAAAGGAAGAGATAAAAGATGGGGTGGGCAATGATACGATATGCTGCGTGTGCATGGGAAGGAAAAAAGGAGCAGCATTCATACCATGTGGACACACATATTGTAGGGTGTGTTCAAGAGAGCTTTGGTTAAATCGAGGTTATTGTCCCCTCTGCAATAGATCCATTCTTGAAATTCTCGACATTTACTGA